In Kordiimonas pumila, a single genomic region encodes these proteins:
- a CDS encoding P1 family peptidase: MLNKKLALSLSSFAIAATLTLSGAASDQAALKPVVNKGEKFLSYDWPILKIGTAEYSEGPTGVTVFHFDKKVYSAIDVRGGGPGTVNAPYMQLGYDMPELDTVVLSGGSWYGLEAVTAVASALKDDDIRDGGAFTNPPNIAMSVGSIIFDFGGRRLNEIYPDKKLAQAAFRAAEHGKFPLGAEGAGRFAVTGGYVGCNAKSGQGAAFRQIGDLKIMAFTVVNALGMVTDRDGSLVACYKGESWPTNLKTSEVLQAFPDSKRSDWSGVGASEGKKRENTTVSLVVVNQKMEVAELERLAMQVHTSMGRALQPFASIYDGDVLYAVSTAELETPELPAIDVGTIASEVMWDAVLASVPEQPKADTPAENLKIKASKLKSYVGNYTFSQFVSVNVTEKDGALYAQASGTRPAYAIGVEEAVPLVPVSENSFMVPGRYPLTLSFAQKGELVLNPGHWQQVGKR, encoded by the coding sequence ATGTTGAATAAAAAACTGGCTTTAAGCCTCAGTAGCTTTGCAATTGCTGCAACATTGACCTTGTCTGGTGCTGCGTCTGATCAGGCAGCTTTAAAACCTGTAGTTAATAAAGGTGAAAAGTTCCTGTCGTATGATTGGCCTATTTTAAAAATAGGCACGGCAGAATATAGTGAAGGACCAACCGGGGTTACGGTCTTTCACTTTGACAAAAAAGTATATTCTGCGATTGATGTGAGGGGCGGCGGACCGGGCACTGTGAATGCGCCCTATATGCAGCTCGGTTATGATATGCCTGAGCTTGATACGGTGGTGCTTTCAGGTGGATCATGGTACGGATTAGAGGCCGTAACAGCAGTAGCCTCGGCGCTTAAGGACGATGATATCCGCGATGGCGGCGCTTTTACAAACCCGCCTAATATTGCCATGTCTGTTGGTTCGATTATTTTTGATTTTGGCGGCAGACGTCTGAACGAAATATACCCTGACAAAAAGCTTGCGCAGGCTGCGTTTCGTGCGGCAGAACACGGCAAGTTCCCTCTTGGGGCAGAAGGCGCTGGGCGCTTTGCAGTAACCGGTGGCTATGTTGGCTGTAATGCCAAGTCTGGCCAGGGTGCTGCTTTTCGGCAAATTGGTGATTTGAAAATTATGGCGTTCACGGTTGTAAATGCCCTCGGTATGGTAACAGACCGCGATGGTAGTTTGGTCGCGTGTTACAAGGGTGAAAGCTGGCCAACGAATTTAAAGACGAGCGAAGTATTGCAGGCTTTCCCTGATAGTAAACGGTCTGACTGGTCTGGTGTTGGTGCCTCTGAAGGTAAAAAGCGTGAAAACACAACGGTTAGTCTTGTTGTTGTAAACCAGAAAATGGAAGTTGCTGAATTAGAGCGCCTTGCTATGCAGGTGCATACATCCATGGGGCGGGCATTACAGCCATTTGCCAGTATTTATGACGGCGATGTACTGTATGCTGTGTCAACCGCTGAACTTGAAACCCCTGAATTGCCAGCGATTGATGTAGGTACAATTGCTTCTGAGGTTATGTGGGATGCGGTCTTGGCTTCTGTGCCAGAGCAACCGAAGGCTGATACGCCTGCTGAGAACCTGAAAATTAAGGCATCCAAGCTGAAGTCCTATGTGGGCAACTACACATTCAGCCAGTTTGTAAGTGTTAATGTAACGGAAAAAGATGGCGCGCTGTATGCGCAGGCATCAGGCACGCGGCCTGCTTATGCAATAGGGGTTGAGGAAGCTGTTCCGTTGGTGCCGGTTTCAGAAAACAGCTTTATGGTACCAGGAAGATACCCGCTGACACTTTCTTTTGCACAAAAGGGTGAGCTTGTTCTAAACCCGGGTCACTGGCAGCAGGTGGGTAAGCGCTAA
- a CDS encoding GntR family transcriptional regulator: MQTSESEKVMVKTLADYAYKTIRADIIAGALPPGEKLRLEMLCKRYDIGMSPLREALARLIGDNLVKTEGQRGFWVSGLSVEELDDLVRVRNLIETEALQLSLQRGGDAWKAKLTEAFERLTAAEERLASGDETVLKEWEDMNRIFHQVLISECGSPWLMRMLANLYQQSERYRRISIHQNTPDRDVHEEHHAIYEAAMEKQTLKASRLIERHLTNTADAVKRAFYDMSEGVGS; encoded by the coding sequence ATGCAGACATCAGAATCTGAAAAAGTAATGGTTAAAACACTCGCTGATTATGCTTACAAAACTATTCGGGCAGATATTATTGCTGGTGCTTTGCCTCCCGGTGAAAAGCTACGCCTTGAGATGCTTTGCAAGCGCTATGATATTGGAATGAGCCCGCTTCGCGAAGCGCTCGCCAGACTTATTGGTGATAACCTTGTGAAAACAGAAGGGCAAAGAGGTTTTTGGGTTTCTGGGCTATCTGTCGAAGAGCTTGATGATCTAGTCCGTGTGCGTAACTTGATTGAAACAGAGGCTTTGCAACTTTCTTTGCAACGTGGTGGGGACGCGTGGAAGGCAAAATTAACGGAAGCTTTTGAAAGGCTTACTGCAGCAGAAGAGCGCCTCGCGAGCGGCGATGAAACTGTCCTGAAGGAATGGGAAGATATGAACCGTATCTTTCATCAGGTTTTAATTTCTGAATGTGGATCACCCTGGCTCATGCGGATGCTGGCTAACCTTTATCAACAGTCAGAGCGCTATAGAAGAATATCAATTCACCAGAACACGCCTGACCGAGATGTGCATGAAGAGCACCATGCTATTTATGAAGCCGCGATGGAAAAACAGACCTTGAAAGCAAGCAGGCTGATTGAGCGGCATTTAACCAACACCGCCGATGCTGTGAAACGTGCTTTTTACGACATGTCTGAAGGTGTGGGTTCTTAA
- a CDS encoding alpha/beta hydrolase, producing the protein MAITSYWKRFSLYLVTLCACLALTDVSTNAAPLTLENTSQFDITGTENGRIYRISVYSPKEQAPEEGFPVIYVTDSSQMFPLIIGPAARYAAGVKETPAVIVGIGYPETMEANKERAVDLTIPLPDENKQPEGTGGASSFLNFITHDLKPVIEKDHKINKQDQSLYGHSYGGLFALYTLFTATSEFQNYLISSPSIWFGNKHILTLKDQIRVQQNQRLRVLLTVGSHEDTPDRKILATRDNPEELKARMAEFAMVQNTINLAAELDSQLDTFEFHKLDGLSHMLAGRVAVIRAIPFVFDHFD; encoded by the coding sequence ATGGCAATCACCAGCTATTGGAAGCGCTTTTCTCTCTATTTAGTTACACTATGCGCATGCCTAGCCCTGACCGATGTAAGCACAAATGCAGCCCCGCTTACCCTTGAAAACACCTCGCAGTTTGATATTACCGGCACAGAAAATGGCCGTATTTACCGCATATCTGTATATTCTCCTAAAGAGCAAGCTCCTGAGGAAGGCTTTCCTGTTATCTATGTAACGGATTCATCTCAGATGTTCCCTTTAATTATCGGCCCCGCTGCACGCTATGCCGCAGGCGTAAAAGAAACACCTGCTGTCATCGTTGGTATAGGATACCCTGAGACGATGGAGGCCAACAAAGAACGCGCTGTAGACCTAACCATCCCTCTTCCTGATGAAAACAAACAGCCCGAAGGTACTGGTGGTGCATCAAGTTTTCTAAACTTCATCACCCATGACCTAAAGCCAGTCATTGAAAAAGACCATAAAATTAATAAACAAGATCAGTCGCTTTATGGCCATTCATATGGAGGGCTGTTTGCACTTTACACCCTCTTTACCGCCACATCGGAATTTCAAAACTATCTCATTTCCAGCCCGTCTATATGGTTTGGTAACAAGCATATTCTTACCCTCAAGGATCAAATACGCGTGCAGCAAAATCAACGCCTTCGAGTTTTATTAACTGTTGGCTCGCATGAGGATACCCCTGATCGCAAAATTTTGGCCACACGGGACAACCCCGAAGAATTAAAAGCACGAATGGCAGAATTCGCCATGGTTCAAAACACTATCAACCTAGCGGCAGAACTTGATTCACAGCTTGATACTTTTGAATTCCATAAACTGGATGGCCTTAGCCATATGCTAGCCGGGCGGGTCGCCGTAATTAGAGCAATTCCATTTGTTTTTGACCATTTCGACTAA
- the gabT gene encoding 4-aminobutyrate--2-oxoglutarate transaminase gives MLQKNTNAALHARRQGAVANGVANITQVYADRAENAEIWDVEGRRYIDFAAGIAVVNTGHCHPKIIAAVEGQLKKFTHTCFHVAPYGSYVELAERLNELVPGDTPKKTMLVSTGAEAVENAIKIARAYTGRSGVVAFSGGFHGRTMMGMALTGKVVPYKAGFGPFPGEIFHAHFPTAYTGTTAADSIDDLNTLFKDDIEPSRVAAIIIEPVQGEGGFNIAPPALLQALRTFCDEHGILLIADEIQTGYARTGKMFATEYSGVEPDLITMAKGIAGGFPLSAVTGKKEIMDAPAVGGLGGTYGGNPVGCAAALAVLEVIEEEKLCERALHIGEVVTKRLRTLQAANPGGVFGDIRNLGAMIALELVHDGDIKKPNADLTKALVQKAQERGLILLSCGTRGNVIRMLTPLTIPDANLNEGMDILEACMRELGAVA, from the coding sequence ATGTTGCAGAAAAATACGAATGCAGCACTGCATGCAAGACGTCAAGGTGCTGTTGCAAACGGCGTAGCTAATATTACGCAAGTATATGCCGACCGCGCCGAAAATGCGGAAATATGGGATGTTGAAGGCCGTCGCTATATCGACTTTGCTGCGGGCATTGCGGTGGTCAATACCGGCCACTGTCACCCCAAAATCATTGCTGCTGTTGAAGGTCAGTTAAAGAAATTTACCCATACATGCTTTCATGTAGCACCTTATGGTAGCTATGTTGAGTTGGCTGAGCGCTTGAACGAGCTTGTGCCGGGCGATACGCCTAAAAAAACCATGCTGGTGTCCACCGGTGCGGAAGCTGTTGAAAATGCTATTAAAATCGCGCGGGCTTATACTGGCCGCTCTGGCGTTGTAGCATTCTCTGGCGGCTTCCATGGCCGTACGATGATGGGTATGGCTTTAACGGGTAAAGTTGTGCCGTATAAAGCTGGTTTTGGGCCTTTCCCTGGGGAAATTTTCCACGCGCATTTCCCGACAGCCTATACAGGCACGACAGCCGCAGACAGCATTGATGATTTGAATACCCTCTTTAAGGATGATATTGAGCCAAGCCGTGTTGCGGCTATCATTATTGAGCCAGTGCAGGGTGAGGGCGGTTTTAATATTGCACCTCCTGCCTTGCTTCAGGCACTACGTACATTCTGTGATGAGCACGGCATTCTCTTGATTGCAGATGAAATTCAAACTGGCTATGCCCGCACAGGGAAAATGTTTGCGACAGAATACTCTGGTGTAGAACCAGACCTTATAACAATGGCAAAAGGCATTGCCGGTGGTTTCCCTCTCTCGGCTGTTACTGGTAAAAAAGAGATCATGGATGCACCTGCTGTTGGCGGTCTTGGCGGTACATACGGCGGTAACCCTGTTGGCTGTGCTGCAGCGCTTGCTGTTCTTGAGGTGATTGAGGAAGAGAAACTTTGTGAGCGCGCCCTTCATATTGGCGAGGTTGTGACCAAGCGGCTGCGTACGCTTCAGGCTGCGAACCCTGGTGGTGTGTTTGGGGATATTCGTAATCTGGGAGCGATGATTGCACTCGAGCTGGTGCATGACGGTGATATCAAAAAGCCAAATGCGGACCTTACCAAGGCATTGGTACAAAAAGCCCAAGAAAGAGGCCTTATTTTGCTTTCCTGTGGCACACGCGGGAATGTTATTCGCATGCTTACACCGCTTACCATACCAGATGCCAACCTGAATGAAGGTATGGATATTCTGGAAGCCTGCATGAGAGAGCTGGGCGCGGTTGCTTAA
- a CDS encoding ChuX/HutX family heme-like substrate-binding protein produces the protein MKKLTYSIPFIAMVIASSGVAKAHSNYEQQFCATADEKALVTDFVTNKRPGKPLPVAARTLDILEGKVATSLPSDLTVGTLGSPEVFKKVWASVEAWGAETSVGLVFTENKVHTFVVPSLVPMTQPGDGPLADLYADNGNGIHSHVDPTDVKAIYAAKLPAGDGFTRTLSFYDSKGGLIWALIAGEANGKGEKAAIDGFEETWKLIASMPQACMTH, from the coding sequence ATGAAAAAACTTACGTATTCAATACCCTTTATAGCAATGGTGATCGCTTCCAGCGGCGTAGCCAAGGCACATTCAAATTATGAGCAACAATTCTGTGCAACAGCCGATGAAAAAGCTCTTGTCACTGATTTTGTCACCAACAAGCGCCCAGGAAAGCCCTTACCAGTTGCCGCACGTACTCTCGACATACTTGAGGGTAAAGTCGCAACAAGCCTTCCTAGTGATTTAACTGTAGGCACACTTGGCAGCCCAGAAGTTTTCAAAAAAGTGTGGGCAAGCGTTGAAGCATGGGGTGCCGAAACATCTGTTGGGCTGGTTTTTACTGAAAACAAAGTTCACACCTTTGTTGTCCCAAGCTTGGTACCCATGACACAGCCTGGCGATGGGCCACTCGCAGATTTATATGCGGACAATGGCAATGGCATTCATTCTCATGTTGACCCAACGGATGTAAAAGCAATTTATGCCGCCAAACTGCCTGCTGGTGACGGCTTTACGCGTACTCTTTCATTCTATGACAGCAAAGGTGGTCTTATTTGGGCGCTCATTGCAGGTGAAGCAAATGGCAAAGGCGAGAAAGCAGCCATTGACGGCTTCGAAGAAACATGGAAACTGATTGCTAGCATGCCACAAGCCTGCATGACACACTAA
- a CDS encoding TetR/AcrR family transcriptional regulator, protein MKLKKKPSQARAQETLDKIISAANAVMLRDGIQKLTIRKVAIEAGLGVGSIYDYFPNKQALLEGICEQRLSARIELFDKTMLQQGNQSSLSDNMTAYDQATRQQGLTSKIGPELRNASESNPGLKAIVSKYERLFISRMADLVARQAPNMPEEKRFLLATFILNIDFTLLRLLHTATDDEGQYYKTLQRKVHAFLINIASQEDA, encoded by the coding sequence ATGAAACTAAAGAAAAAGCCCTCGCAGGCGCGCGCGCAAGAAACCCTTGATAAAATCATCAGTGCCGCAAACGCCGTCATGCTTCGGGATGGAATCCAGAAACTAACCATCCGAAAAGTAGCTATTGAAGCAGGTTTAGGGGTTGGCTCTATTTATGATTATTTCCCAAATAAGCAAGCCTTGCTTGAAGGCATTTGTGAGCAAAGGCTATCAGCCAGAATAGAGCTTTTCGATAAAACTATGTTGCAACAAGGGAACCAATCATCCCTGAGTGATAACATGACCGCTTACGACCAGGCAACACGCCAACAGGGGCTAACATCAAAGATTGGCCCAGAACTGCGGAATGCGAGTGAAAGCAACCCGGGCCTTAAAGCCATTGTTTCCAAGTATGAGCGCCTCTTCATAAGTAGAATGGCTGACTTAGTTGCGCGCCAAGCTCCTAATATGCCCGAGGAAAAGCGCTTTTTGCTGGCAACCTTCATATTAAACATAGATTTCACACTTTTACGTCTTTTGCACACAGCAACCGATGATGAAGGCCAGTATTACAAAACACTTCAACGCAAAGTACATGCATTCCTCATAAATATAGCCAGCCAAGAGGACGCTTGA
- a CDS encoding ferredoxin--NADP reductase has protein sequence MNMNVDVSAKQASPTGPTLETVLSVEHWTDRLFSFRITRPSGFRFRSGEFVMIGLEADSGKPLMRAYSIASPNWDEELEFFSIKVPDGPLTSRLQKIQPGDKILLNRKSVGTLVHDALTPGKSLFLFSTGTGFAPFASVIRDPETYDKFERIIVTHTCRDTAELDYSRKIVNEVLEHEFLGEIAKNRLSYYESTTREDYYRQGRITTLIENGDFAKTIGLDVFNPETDRGMICGSNQMISDVRDILLQNGLTEGSNARPAEFVVEKAFVG, from the coding sequence ATGAATATGAATGTAGATGTAAGTGCGAAGCAGGCTTCCCCCACAGGCCCAACGCTTGAAACCGTTTTATCGGTCGAGCACTGGACAGACAGGCTGTTTTCATTTCGAATTACACGCCCAAGCGGATTCCGTTTCCGTTCTGGTGAGTTTGTAATGATCGGGCTTGAGGCAGACAGTGGCAAACCGCTTATGCGCGCTTATTCTATAGCCAGCCCAAACTGGGATGAAGAGCTTGAATTCTTTTCTATCAAGGTTCCAGACGGCCCGCTAACCTCGCGCCTTCAAAAAATTCAGCCCGGAGACAAGATTTTACTTAACAGAAAATCAGTTGGCACACTCGTACACGACGCGCTGACACCCGGGAAAAGTCTTTTCCTTTTCTCTACAGGCACTGGCTTTGCTCCGTTCGCCAGTGTTATCCGGGATCCGGAAACCTATGACAAATTCGAACGCATCATCGTAACACACACGTGCCGCGATACGGCAGAGTTAGATTATAGCCGCAAGATTGTAAATGAAGTGCTGGAGCATGAATTTTTAGGTGAGATAGCAAAGAACCGGCTTTCTTACTATGAAAGCACAACCCGTGAGGACTATTACCGCCAAGGCCGCATTACAACACTGATTGAAAATGGTGATTTTGCAAAAACAATTGGTCTCGATGTTTTCAACCCGGAAACAGATCGCGGCATGATTTGTGGCTCAAACCAAATGATTAGCGATGTGCGGGATATTCTATTGCAAAACGGCCTTACGGAAGGCTCAAATGCCCGCCCTGCCGAGTTTGTGGTTGAAAAAGCTTTCGTAGGCTAA